In Pseudomonas sp. HR96, the DNA window CGCCAGTGCCTCAGCCACGGCGATCAAATCCAGCGTGTTGTCGACCCACAACAGGGCACCACGCGCAAAAAACGGTTGCAATTCTTTCCACGGGATTACTGCGGTTTCACCGAGCAGTTTGGCATAGAGGGTGCTAGGTTCTTCACCGAATGCTTGATCGAAAGTGGTGTCTGTCTGGCGGCTCATGGGCATGTCTTCCGGAAAATCGTACGCAATCATAACGTGCTGTTTTTCGACGACAAACCCTGACTCACAAGCGGCCTTGCCGGAACCACCGGTGTTTGGTCAGGATGACTGGCGAAGGTTGCCAAGCGAGCGCCGTTATTCTGTATCTTTCTTTCGATAAAGCGACAGGTTACAAGTTTGTCCCCAGCCTCCAGCTTTCCAAGCGACAAACCGGCGCTCTACACTGTACCGGTACAGTTTCGAGGGGCTGGCCGGGTGGATTCAACCCACGACAGGGGCGCAGGGGTAGGCGCCACCACGTGGGAAGTCTCGGTTCCGCAGCCTCGGTCTGTTGACCTGGGTTGTCCGAACTATAAAAAAGAAAACACTAGAGTGGAGCATCAATGAATAAGCGGATTTCCAAACTGTTTGGCGCCATGATCCTGGCCGGTGTAGCCAGCCATTCGTTCGCCGCCGACACCATCAAGATCGGCATCGCCGGCCCCAAGACCGGCCCGGTGGCGCAGTACGGCGACATGCAGTTCAGCGGTGCGAAAATGGCCATCGCCCAGATCAACGCCAAGGGCGGTGTCGACGGCAAGCAGCTCGAAGCGGTCGAATACGATG includes these proteins:
- a CDS encoding DUF2288 domain-containing protein, whose product is MSRQTDTTFDQAFGEEPSTLYAKLLGETAVIPWKELQPFFARGALLWVDNTLDLIAVAEALAADDGPKVAEWLAGGRVEKLSESRALGFVERDPELWAVVVAPWVVIQERAAA